From one Triticum aestivum cultivar Chinese Spring chromosome 4B, IWGSC CS RefSeq v2.1, whole genome shotgun sequence genomic stretch:
- the LOC123090682 gene encoding GDSL esterase/lipase At5g03810: MQRQIFHMATAVAWAPLLLVLLSASLSSRCAGQALVPGVMIFGDSVVDAGNNNRLATLVRADFPPYGRDFPATHAPTGRFCNGKLATDYTVESLGLSSYPPAYLSDEAQSDNRTLLHGANFASGAAGYLDATAALYGAISLGRQLDYFKEYQSKVAAVAGEKRAAALTSGSIYVVSAGTSDYVQNYYVNAMLAAAYTPDQFADALMQPFTAFVERLYGLGARRIGVTSLPPMGCLPASVTLFGGGGGGGCVERLNNDSLTFNAKLQAASDAAKKRHSDLKLVVFDIYNPLLNLVADPMSAGFFESRRACCGTGTIETSVLCHQGAPGTCANATGYVFWDGFHPTDAANKVLADALLLQGLQLIS; this comes from the exons ATGCAGCGGCAGATCTTCCACATGGCTACCGCTGTGGCGTGGGCGccgctgctgctggtgctgctgtcgGCGTCGTTGTCGTCGCGGTGCGCGGGGCAGGCGCTGGTGCCGGGCGTGATGATCTTCGGGGACTCGGTGGTGGACGCCGGCAACAACAACCGGCTGGCCACGCTGGTGCGCGCCGACTTCCCGCCCTACGGCCGCGACTTCCCGGCCACCCACGCGCCCACCGGCCGCTTCTGCAACGGCAAGCTCGCCACCGACTACACCG TGGAGAGCCTGGGGCTGAGCTCGTACCCGCCGGCGTACCTCAGCGACGAGGCGCAGAGCGACAACAGGACCCTCCTCCACGGCGCCAACTTCGCCTCCGGCGCCGCCGGCTACCTCGACGCCACCGCCGCGCTCTAC GGCGCCATCTCGCTGGGGCGGCAGCTGGACTACTTCAAGGAGTACCAGTCCAaggtggcggcggtggccggcgagaAGCGCGCGGCGGCGCTCACGTCCGGGTCCATCTACGTGGTGAGCGCCGGGACGAGCGACTACGTGCAGAACTACTACGTGAACGCCATGCTGGCCGCCGCCTACACCCCGGACCAGTTCGCCGACGCGCTCATGCAACCCTTCACCGCCTTCGTCGAG AGGCTGTACGGGCTGGGAGCGCGGCGGATCGGGGTGACGTCGCTGCCGCCCATGGGGTGCCTGCCGGCGTCCGTCACcctcttcggcggcggcggcgggggcggctgcgTGGAGCGGCTCAACAACGACTCCCTCACCTTCAACGCCAAGCTGCAGGCGGCGTCGGACGCGGCCAAGAAGCGGCACTCGGACCTCAAGCTCGTCGTCTTCGACATCTACAACCCGCTGCTCAACCTCGTCGCCGACCCCATGAGCGCCG GGTTCTTCGAGTCTCGGCGCGCGTGCTGCGGGACGGGGACGATCGAGACGTCGGTGCTGTGCCACCAGGGGGCGCCGGGGACGTGCGCCAACGCCACCGGCTACGTCTTCTGGGACGGCTTCCACCCCACCGACGCCGCCAACAAGGTGCTCGCCGACGCGCTGCTCCTCCAGGGGCTGCAGCTCATCTCCTAG